Proteins encoded by one window of Phenylobacterium soli:
- a CDS encoding P-loop NTPase family protein — MRVAVVGTSGSGKSTFARALAARIGAPHVELDAINWQADWRDLNTHDVPEFRRRVAAAVEAPAWVSEGNYSKVRDLVLARATHLVWLDYPRLLTVRRVLWRSFARAITKRELWPGTGNREEFRRWLDKEHPIRWAWDTYDERRAAYAVLFEAPEAAHLSKHRLRRPQEAQPLLERLAARPA; from the coding sequence ATGCGGGTCGCGGTGGTCGGTACCTCCGGATCAGGGAAGTCGACCTTCGCGCGCGCCCTGGCGGCGCGGATCGGCGCCCCGCACGTGGAGCTCGACGCCATCAACTGGCAGGCGGACTGGCGCGACCTCAACACCCACGACGTCCCCGAATTCCGCCGCCGGGTGGCGGCGGCCGTGGAGGCGCCCGCCTGGGTGAGCGAGGGCAACTATTCGAAGGTCCGCGACCTCGTGCTGGCGCGTGCCACGCACCTCGTTTGGCTCGACTACCCGCGGCTGCTGACCGTTCGCCGCGTGCTCTGGCGTTCGTTCGCACGGGCGATCACCAAGCGCGAGCTCTGGCCCGGCACCGGCAACCGCGAGGAGTTTCGCCGCTGGCTGGACAAGGAGCACCCCATCCGCTGGGCCTGGGACACCTACGACGAGCGGCGGGCGGCCTACGCCGTCCTGTTCGAGGCGCCCGAAGCCGCGCACCTTTCCAAGCACCGGCTGCGCCGCCCCCAGGAGGCGCAACCGCTGCTGGAACGACTGGCCGCTAGACCGGCGTGA
- a CDS encoding Zn-ribbon domain-containing OB-fold protein yields MSETQEKPALMTRPIPAPAVTVESKPFWDAAAEGRFLIKRCNACGKAHWYPRTICPLCGSDDTVWQESPGEGVIYTYSVMHRSPTGPYALGYVTLDEGPAVMTNFVDVAPDGLKIGMRVKVKFQPTENGPPVPVFTPV; encoded by the coding sequence ATGTCCGAGACCCAAGAAAAGCCCGCCCTGATGACCCGGCCGATCCCGGCCCCGGCCGTCACCGTCGAGTCCAAGCCCTTCTGGGACGCAGCCGCCGAAGGCCGCTTCCTGATCAAGCGCTGCAACGCCTGCGGCAAGGCCCACTGGTACCCGCGCACGATCTGTCCGCTCTGCGGCTCCGACGACACCGTCTGGCAGGAGAGCCCCGGCGAGGGCGTGATCTACACCTACTCGGTCATGCACCGCTCGCCGACCGGCCCCTACGCCCTGGGTTATGTGACCCTCGACGAAGGCCCGGCGGTGATGACCAACTTCGTCGACGTGGCCCCCGACGGGCTGAAGATCGGCATGCGGGTAAAGGTGAAGTTCCAGCCCACCGAGAACGGCCCGCCCGTGCCGGTGTTCACGCCGGTCTAG
- a CDS encoding thiolase domain-containing protein has translation MSIKGKAYIMGAFEHPTRDAPDKTTAQLHAECAKGALEDAGLTKDDVDGYFCAGDAPGFGALSMLDYMGLKNVRHLDSTETGGSSYIVHVGHAAQAIAAGKCNVALITLAGRPRQTGNRPASRAGGGGGAPQGLSDGPPEAGFENIYGGTTHNTYGMCAMRHMYEYGTTSEQLAWIKVAASHHAQWNEHAYLKNVVTVEEVVNSRMISDPLHLLDCCVVTDGGGALIVTSPEIARSLKRPKVKVIGAGEAPKGPLGGQHLDLTHSGAVWSGPRAFEEAGVKPADIKYASIYDSFTITVLMQLEDLGFCEKGQGGKFVADGNLISGVGKLPFNTDGGGLCNNHPTNRGGITKVIEAVRQLRGEAHPKVQVQNCDLAIAHGTGGSLGVRHGSGTVILEREA, from the coding sequence ATGAGCATCAAGGGCAAGGCCTACATCATGGGCGCGTTCGAGCATCCGACGCGCGACGCGCCGGACAAGACGACCGCCCAGCTCCACGCCGAATGCGCCAAGGGCGCGCTCGAGGACGCGGGGCTCACCAAGGACGACGTGGACGGCTACTTCTGCGCCGGTGACGCGCCGGGTTTCGGGGCGCTCTCCATGCTCGACTACATGGGGTTGAAGAACGTCCGCCACCTCGACTCCACCGAGACCGGCGGCTCGTCCTACATCGTCCACGTCGGCCACGCGGCCCAGGCCATCGCGGCCGGCAAGTGCAACGTCGCCCTGATCACCCTGGCCGGGCGTCCCCGCCAGACCGGCAACCGGCCCGCCTCGCGCGCCGGCGGTGGCGGCGGCGCGCCCCAGGGCCTCTCCGACGGGCCTCCGGAGGCCGGTTTCGAGAACATCTACGGCGGCACCACCCACAACACCTACGGCATGTGCGCCATGCGCCACATGTACGAATACGGCACCACCTCGGAGCAGCTCGCCTGGATCAAGGTGGCGGCCAGCCACCACGCCCAGTGGAACGAGCACGCCTATCTGAAGAACGTGGTCACCGTCGAAGAGGTAGTGAACTCTCGCATGATCTCCGACCCGCTGCACCTGCTGGACTGCTGCGTGGTCACCGACGGCGGCGGCGCCCTGATCGTCACCAGCCCCGAGATCGCCAGGAGCCTGAAGCGGCCGAAGGTGAAGGTGATCGGCGCCGGCGAGGCGCCCAAGGGCCCGCTCGGCGGCCAGCACCTCGACCTCACCCACTCCGGCGCGGTGTGGTCCGGCCCGCGGGCGTTCGAGGAAGCTGGCGTCAAGCCGGCCGACATCAAGTACGCCTCGATCTACGACAGCTTCACCATCACGGTGCTGATGCAGCTCGAGGACCTCGGCTTCTGCGAGAAGGGTCAGGGCGGCAAATTCGTAGCCGACGGCAACCTCATCTCCGGCGTCGGCAAGCTGCCGTTCAACACTGACGGCGGCGGGCTCTGCAACAACCACCCGACCAACCGCGGCGGCATCACCAAGGTGATCGAGGCGGTCCGCCAGCTGCGCGGCGAAGCTCATCCGAAGGTGCAGGTGCAGAACTGCGACCTCGCCATAGCCCACGGCACCGGCGGCTCGCTCGGCGTGCGCCATGGCTCCGGCACCGTCATCCTCGAGCGGGAGGCCTAA
- a CDS encoding AMP-binding protein, which produces MSDEFISFGAKLKQHAHFQPNAPAVTCGSTTRTYAELHARTNRIARALASLGVKQGNLVTVGLPNSVGFVEACYGIWKLGATPQPISFRLPKGELEAIMDLAQTPVVIGEFKHQIDRPLLTAEALAAMSDDESDLPDAIPPISKAPTSGGSTGRPKLILSGQPGVSPKETPEQGGFQLKPDSIALIPAPLYHNAPFGMMMSTTQLGGHLVLMPRFDPEATIAEVERTKANWLYLVPTMMNRIWHLPDETKAKYDLSSLKTLWHMAAPCPAWLKEAWIHWVGPEVVMELYAGTEAQAITIISGSEWLTHKGSVGRVTFGEMKVCDDEGRELPAGQTGEIYMRRAPGTPPTYKYLGATAKTLPDGWESLGDLGWFDEDGYLYLADRRTDMILVGGSNVYPAEIEAALQEHPQVESCAVIGLPDEDLGNRIHAIVNAKGKVDEAALRAHVNERLVTYKQPRSYEFVDEPVRDDAGKVRRTALRDERIARLKQPA; this is translated from the coding sequence ATGTCGGACGAATTCATCTCTTTCGGCGCCAAGCTCAAGCAGCACGCCCATTTCCAGCCCAACGCCCCCGCCGTGACCTGCGGGAGCACGACGCGGACCTACGCCGAGCTGCACGCCCGGACCAATCGCATCGCCCGCGCCCTCGCCTCGCTCGGCGTGAAGCAGGGCAACCTGGTGACCGTCGGCCTGCCCAACAGCGTCGGCTTCGTGGAAGCCTGCTACGGCATCTGGAAGCTCGGCGCGACGCCGCAGCCGATCTCCTTCCGTCTGCCAAAGGGCGAGCTCGAGGCGATCATGGACCTGGCGCAGACGCCGGTGGTGATCGGCGAGTTCAAGCACCAGATCGACCGGCCGCTGCTCACCGCCGAGGCGCTCGCCGCCATGAGCGACGACGAGAGCGATCTGCCGGATGCGATCCCGCCGATCTCGAAGGCGCCGACGTCCGGCGGATCCACGGGCCGGCCTAAGCTGATCCTGTCAGGCCAACCGGGCGTCTCGCCGAAGGAGACGCCGGAGCAGGGCGGCTTCCAGTTGAAGCCCGACTCCATCGCCCTGATCCCGGCGCCGCTCTACCACAACGCCCCCTTCGGCATGATGATGAGCACCACCCAGTTGGGCGGCCACCTGGTGCTGATGCCGCGCTTCGACCCGGAGGCGACCATCGCCGAAGTCGAGCGGACCAAGGCCAACTGGCTCTACCTCGTGCCGACCATGATGAACCGCATCTGGCACCTGCCGGACGAGACCAAGGCCAAGTACGACCTCTCCAGCCTGAAGACCCTCTGGCACATGGCCGCGCCGTGCCCGGCCTGGCTGAAGGAGGCCTGGATCCACTGGGTCGGGCCCGAGGTGGTGATGGAGCTCTACGCCGGCACCGAGGCCCAGGCGATCACCATCATCTCCGGTTCCGAATGGCTGACCCACAAGGGCTCGGTCGGCCGCGTCACCTTTGGCGAGATGAAGGTCTGCGACGACGAGGGCCGCGAACTGCCGGCCGGCCAGACCGGCGAGATCTACATGCGCCGCGCCCCCGGCACGCCGCCGACCTACAAGTACCTGGGCGCCACGGCCAAGACCCTGCCGGACGGCTGGGAGAGCCTCGGCGACCTCGGCTGGTTCGACGAGGACGGCTACCTCTACCTCGCCGACCGCCGCACCGACATGATCCTGGTCGGCGGCTCCAACGTCTATCCGGCGGAGATCGAGGCGGCCCTGCAGGAGCATCCGCAGGTGGAGTCCTGCGCGGTCATCGGCCTGCCGGACGAGGACCTCGGCAACCGCATCCACGCGATCGTCAACGCCAAGGGCAAGGTCGACGAGGCCGCGCTCCGAGCCCACGTCAACGAGCGGCTGGTCACCTACAAGCAGCCGCGCAGCTACGAGTTCGTCGACGAGCCGGTGCGCGACGACGCCGGCAAGGTGCGCCGCACGGCGCTCCGCGACGAGCGCATCGCCAGGCTGAAGCAGCCGGCCTGA
- a CDS encoding class I adenylate-forming enzyme family protein: protein MSAEELLAQDFGTIEAVIREQAKELKDKPALVDARRVISYAELDALMDRIATALQRDGVGKADVAAICASSSVEYGAAFFGILRASATVAPLAPSSTPESLIVQLNDSGAKVFFLDAQLAEHMAGVMDQVKAKRVSLDGSAAGQPFEDWLAPVGAKPQLHEVDPDQGFNIIYSSGTTGAPKGIVQPHRMRWGQIRRGVYPGDSVTMISTPLYSNTTLVSFLPTISNGGTAVLMPKFDVHQFLTLSQKHRATHAMLVPVQYRRLMDHPEFDSFDLSSYRMKFSTSAPFSAALKRQVLDRWPGGLVEYYGMTEGGGSCGLQCHEFPDKLHTVGRPLPGHDIRLIDEDGKEVAQGEIGEVVGRSGAMMVGYHNQPGKTSEAEWWSPEGLRYIRTGDVGRFDEDGFLTLMDRKKDMVISGGFNIYPSDLEAELAKHPDVVESAVVGVPSEKWGETPVAFVALKPGAKISAEELKAWLNERVGKTQRLADLKLVPTLPRSHIGKILKRELRDEYKGVAIA from the coding sequence ATGTCCGCCGAGGAGCTGCTCGCCCAAGATTTCGGGACCATCGAGGCGGTGATCCGCGAGCAGGCCAAGGAGCTGAAGGACAAGCCGGCCCTGGTCGACGCCAGGCGGGTGATCTCCTACGCCGAGCTCGACGCCCTGATGGACCGCATCGCCACGGCCCTGCAGCGCGACGGCGTGGGCAAGGCCGATGTCGCCGCGATCTGCGCCAGCAGCTCGGTCGAGTATGGCGCGGCCTTCTTCGGCATCCTGCGCGCCTCGGCCACGGTGGCCCCGCTCGCCCCCTCCTCGACGCCCGAGAGCCTGATCGTCCAGCTCAACGACAGCGGCGCGAAGGTCTTCTTCCTCGACGCTCAGCTCGCCGAGCACATGGCCGGGGTGATGGATCAGGTGAAGGCCAAGCGCGTCTCGCTCGACGGCTCGGCCGCCGGCCAGCCGTTCGAGGACTGGCTGGCGCCGGTCGGCGCGAAGCCGCAGCTGCACGAGGTCGACCCCGACCAGGGCTTCAACATCATCTACTCCTCGGGCACCACCGGCGCGCCCAAGGGCATCGTCCAGCCCCACCGCATGCGCTGGGGCCAGATCCGCCGCGGCGTCTATCCCGGCGACTCCGTGACGATGATCTCGACGCCGCTCTATTCGAACACCACGCTGGTCTCGTTCCTGCCGACGATCTCCAACGGCGGCACCGCGGTGCTGATGCCGAAGTTCGACGTCCACCAGTTCCTGACCCTGTCGCAGAAGCACCGCGCCACCCACGCCATGCTGGTGCCGGTGCAGTACCGCCGGCTGATGGACCACCCCGAGTTCGACAGCTTCGACCTGTCGTCCTACCGGATGAAGTTCTCCACTTCCGCGCCGTTCTCCGCGGCCCTCAAGCGCCAGGTGCTCGACCGCTGGCCGGGCGGGCTCGTGGAGTACTACGGCATGACCGAGGGCGGCGGCTCCTGCGGCCTGCAGTGCCACGAATTCCCGGACAAGCTGCACACGGTGGGCCGGCCGCTGCCGGGCCACGACATCCGGCTGATCGACGAGGACGGCAAGGAAGTGGCGCAAGGCGAGATCGGCGAGGTGGTCGGCCGCTCGGGCGCGATGATGGTCGGCTACCACAACCAGCCGGGCAAGACCTCCGAGGCCGAGTGGTGGTCGCCCGAGGGCCTGCGCTACATCCGCACCGGCGATGTCGGCCGCTTCGACGAGGACGGCTTCCTGACGCTCATGGACCGCAAGAAGGACATGGTCATCTCGGGGGGATTCAACATCTATCCGAGCGACCTCGAGGCCGAGCTCGCCAAGCATCCGGATGTCGTCGAGAGCGCCGTCGTCGGCGTGCCGTCGGAGAAATGGGGCGAGACGCCGGTGGCCTTCGTGGCGCTGAAGCCCGGCGCCAAGATCAGCGCCGAGGAGCTCAAGGCCTGGCTCAACGAGCGGGTCGGCAAGACCCAGCGTCTGGCCGACCTCAAGCTGGTGCCGACCCTGCCGCGCAGCCACATCGGCAAGATCCTCAAGCGCGAGCTGCGCGACGAATACAAAGGTGTGGCGATCGCCTAA
- a CDS encoding TonB-dependent receptor: MWTFGWAAAAGLAAASTCAQAYAAESGGGRTLSEVVVTASTQDVLGKAATASEGVITKQELELRPVYRVGQLLETVPGLVVTVHSGEGKANQYLLRGFNLDHGTDLATFVGGMPVNARTHAHGQGYTDLNFLIPEAAAGVRFTKGPYYATEGDFSSVGANHLGLVAELPGQVSASAGTVGDQRLFAGTTLELRGGDRLILAGEAVHLDGPWDHPDNLRKTNLMLRYVGEAGLSLTALYYRGLWNATTDQPERAMRQGLISRFGTLDPSDGGGSERFSLSAEYARDLGLAFGGGRIEANAYAIRSQLTLFNDFTHFLDDSANGDQHGQNDRRTTAGGALSYAVRTTLLGLPTDAIVGLQGRYDRLYVDARHTRARASLTTLLADRVAEWNLSAYGEATVHFGHHARAVGGLRADHFAASDTNLVGGISGDQQAGLLQPKGSLILGPWMRTELYLSAGRGFHSNDVRAGTLSDVGVVARPPFLVKSKGYEVGLRTSAVPHLQAAVTLFQAEFASELTYNADVGQTEAGRPGRRRGVEITAQYRPRPWIELSANLAFSRARYTDPDPAGDHIEDAPAFVGSAGVLVDNLGPWFGAVELRDLGAHALSSDDLHRSDGYREVNLDLGYKLTPTLRVQLDVFNLFDSRQNAADYVYVDRLPGEPAQGVEDRHIHPLEPRSARLAVTARF; encoded by the coding sequence ATGTGGACATTCGGGTGGGCGGCCGCCGCGGGGCTCGCGGCCGCCTCGACGTGCGCCCAGGCTTACGCTGCGGAAAGTGGCGGCGGCAGGACCCTGTCCGAGGTGGTGGTCACCGCCTCGACGCAGGACGTCCTCGGCAAGGCCGCCACGGCCTCCGAGGGCGTCATCACCAAGCAGGAGCTGGAGCTGCGGCCCGTCTATCGCGTCGGCCAGCTCCTGGAGACCGTGCCGGGCCTCGTCGTCACCGTCCATTCCGGCGAGGGCAAGGCCAACCAGTACCTGCTGCGCGGCTTCAATCTCGACCACGGCACCGACCTCGCCACCTTCGTCGGCGGCATGCCGGTCAACGCCCGCACCCATGCCCATGGCCAGGGATACACCGACCTCAACTTCCTGATCCCCGAGGCCGCCGCCGGCGTGCGCTTCACCAAGGGGCCCTACTATGCCACCGAGGGCGACTTCTCCTCGGTGGGCGCCAACCACCTTGGCCTCGTGGCCGAGCTGCCGGGCCAGGTGAGCGCCAGCGCCGGCACGGTGGGCGACCAGCGGCTGTTCGCCGGCACGACGCTGGAACTCCGCGGCGGCGACCGGCTCATCCTGGCTGGCGAGGCGGTGCATCTCGACGGCCCGTGGGACCATCCGGACAACCTGCGCAAGACCAACCTCATGCTGCGCTACGTGGGCGAAGCCGGCCTGTCGCTGACCGCCCTCTATTACCGCGGCCTGTGGAACGCCACGACCGACCAGCCGGAGCGGGCCATGCGGCAGGGCCTGATCAGCCGCTTCGGCACGCTCGATCCATCCGACGGCGGCGGCTCGGAGCGCTTCTCCCTCTCCGCCGAATACGCCCGCGATCTCGGGCTGGCCTTCGGCGGCGGCCGGATCGAGGCGAACGCCTACGCGATCCGCAGCCAGCTCACCCTGTTCAACGACTTCACCCATTTCCTCGACGATTCGGCGAACGGCGACCAGCACGGCCAGAACGACCGCCGCACGACGGCCGGCGGCGCGCTCAGCTATGCCGTCCGGACCACGCTCCTCGGCCTGCCGACGGACGCCATCGTCGGCCTCCAGGGGCGCTACGACCGGCTCTATGTGGACGCCCGCCACACCCGCGCCCGGGCGTCGCTGACGACCTTGCTGGCCGACCGCGTGGCGGAGTGGAACCTCTCCGCCTACGGCGAGGCGACGGTCCATTTCGGCCATCACGCCCGCGCGGTCGGCGGCCTACGCGCCGACCACTTCGCGGCCAGCGACACCAACCTGGTGGGCGGGATCTCGGGCGACCAGCAGGCCGGCCTCCTGCAGCCCAAGGGCAGCCTGATCCTCGGCCCCTGGATGCGCACCGAGCTCTATCTGTCGGCCGGCCGTGGCTTTCATTCCAACGACGTGCGGGCGGGGACGCTGAGCGACGTCGGCGTCGTCGCTCGTCCGCCGTTCCTAGTGAAGTCCAAGGGCTACGAGGTCGGCCTGCGGACCAGCGCCGTCCCGCACCTGCAGGCGGCGGTCACTCTGTTCCAGGCCGAGTTCGCCTCGGAGCTGACCTACAACGCCGACGTGGGCCAGACCGAGGCGGGCCGTCCCGGGCGCCGGCGCGGGGTGGAGATCACGGCCCAGTACCGCCCGCGGCCATGGATCGAGCTTTCCGCCAATCTCGCCTTCAGCCGCGCCCGCTACACCGACCCGGACCCGGCCGGCGACCACATCGAGGATGCGCCAGCCTTCGTCGGCTCGGCCGGCGTGCTCGTGGATAACCTCGGGCCCTGGTTCGGCGCGGTGGAACTGCGCGACCTCGGCGCCCACGCCCTCTCCTCCGACGACTTGCACCGCTCGGACGGCTATCGGGAAGTGAACCTCGACCTCGGCTACAAGCTGACGCCAACCCTTCGCGTGCAGCTCGACGTCTTCAACCTCTTCGATTCCCGGCAGAACGCCGCCGACTACGTCTATGTCGACCGCCTGCCGGGCGAGCCGGCGCAGGGCGTCGAGGACCGCCACATCCACCCGCTGGAGCCGCGGTCCGCCCGTCTGGCGGTGACGGCCCGGTTCTGA
- a CDS encoding PaaI family thioesterase, whose amino-acid sequence MMEGNVAEVFAARQEGMLPGELGLEWSVVENGRAEGRFRATKRHMAPNGFLHAASVIALVDSACGYACMASAPEGASGFTTIELKANYLGTAKEGEVVACQARLVHGGRMTQVWDAEAINETTGKTMALFRCTQMILYPR is encoded by the coding sequence ATGATGGAAGGCAATGTCGCCGAGGTGTTCGCCGCGCGCCAGGAGGGCATGCTGCCGGGCGAGCTCGGGCTGGAATGGTCGGTGGTCGAGAACGGCCGGGCCGAGGGTCGCTTCAGGGCCACGAAGCGCCACATGGCGCCCAACGGCTTCCTGCACGCCGCCTCGGTGATCGCGCTCGTCGATAGCGCCTGCGGCTACGCCTGCATGGCCTCCGCGCCCGAGGGCGCCAGCGGCTTCACCACCATCGAGCTCAAGGCCAACTATCTCGGCACCGCCAAGGAAGGCGAGGTGGTCGCCTGCCAGGCGCGCCTGGTCCACGGCGGGCGCATGACCCAGGTCTGGGACGCCGAGGCGATCAACGAGACGACGGGCAAGACCATGGCCCTGTTCCGTTGCACCCAGATGATCCTCTATCCGCGCTGA
- a CDS encoding chloride channel protein encodes MHSPSVRRRLPRLSRASLIRSRLHARRARRTAIIIAVSVLGGLAGAGFARLSDGAMKAHAALYAAAKWPTLLLLPLGFALAAWVTRRYAPESAGSGIPQVIAAAEARWHGRWGGQRVTLRTAAWKVVLAAWLYVCGASIGREGPSVQVVAGIVRSLTRGLKGGPGRRALILAGGAAGVAAAFNTPIAGVVFAVEELAKGFEKRTHTTVILVVVVAGFTSYAVQGDYAYFGLGSGEVTLTASWLLAPLIGVVGGLAGGLFARGVAFFTGPDPNPVTRWRQAHPVVFAGLCGLVAAVVAVASGGLTFGAGYDEAKSLLQDHPGRGFAFAVWKFLANLAAAVCGAPGGIFSPSLATGAGIGAAFARAGFAIAGRDAVVLGMSAYLSGVVQAPLTSAVILMEMTREPGLVGPLMLAALTARWASGWIMPEPLYHLLSRSWRPKPQG; translated from the coding sequence GTGCACTCCCCCTCGGTCCGCCGCCGCCTCCCGCGACTCAGCCGCGCGAGCCTGATCCGCAGTCGCCTGCACGCGCGGCGCGCACGGCGCACGGCCATCATCATCGCCGTCTCGGTGCTGGGCGGCCTGGCGGGTGCGGGATTCGCCCGGCTCAGCGACGGGGCGATGAAGGCCCACGCCGCCCTCTACGCGGCCGCCAAGTGGCCGACGCTGCTGCTCCTGCCGCTGGGTTTCGCCCTCGCGGCCTGGGTGACGCGCCGCTATGCGCCGGAATCGGCCGGCAGCGGCATCCCCCAGGTGATCGCCGCCGCCGAGGCGCGTTGGCACGGGCGCTGGGGCGGACAGCGGGTGACCCTGCGAACCGCCGCCTGGAAGGTCGTCCTCGCCGCCTGGCTCTATGTCTGCGGCGCCTCCATCGGCCGCGAGGGTCCGAGCGTCCAGGTGGTCGCCGGCATCGTGCGCTCGCTGACCCGCGGCCTGAAGGGCGGGCCGGGGCGGCGGGCCCTGATCCTGGCGGGCGGCGCGGCCGGCGTGGCTGCGGCGTTCAACACACCGATCGCCGGCGTGGTCTTCGCCGTCGAGGAACTCGCCAAGGGGTTCGAGAAGCGGACCCACACCACCGTCATCCTCGTGGTCGTGGTCGCCGGCTTCACCTCATATGCGGTGCAGGGCGACTACGCCTACTTCGGCCTGGGCTCGGGCGAGGTGACCCTCACCGCATCATGGCTCCTGGCGCCGCTGATCGGCGTGGTTGGCGGCCTCGCTGGCGGCCTCTTCGCCCGTGGCGTGGCCTTCTTCACCGGACCCGACCCGAACCCGGTGACCCGCTGGCGCCAGGCGCATCCGGTGGTCTTCGCCGGTCTCTGCGGGCTGGTGGCCGCGGTCGTCGCCGTGGCCTCCGGCGGGCTCACCTTCGGCGCCGGCTACGACGAGGCCAAGTCGCTGCTGCAGGACCACCCGGGCCGCGGCTTCGCCTTCGCCGTCTGGAAGTTCCTGGCCAACCTGGCGGCGGCGGTGTGCGGCGCGCCGGGCGGGATCTTTTCGCCCTCGCTCGCCACCGGCGCGGGGATCGGCGCGGCCTTCGCGCGGGCGGGCTTCGCCATCGCCGGGCGCGACGCGGTGGTGCTCGGCATGTCCGCCTATCTCTCCGGCGTCGTCCAGGCGCCCCTGACCAGCGCGGTGATCCTCATGGAGATGACCCGCGAACCGGGCCTCGTCGGCCCCCTGATGCTGGCCGCCCTGACGGCCCGCTGGGCGTCCGGCTGGATCATGCCCGAGCCGCTCTACCACCTGCTGTCGCGCAGCTGGCGGCCTAAGCCGCAGGGGTGA
- a CDS encoding phosphotransferase translates to MTSPAIAASADQIDAAWMTAALRASGALSQEGRVTGFDSKPVGNGLVGDSFRFTLAYEGAGPEAPQSVVGKFAAADAASRASGAGLGLYVREVSFYRELAHTVGIITPRTFFADIDPATSDFTLIFEDLGPARPGDQLAGCSPEDAQTAVLEAAALHAPWWGNPTLEAMPWMRLSEATAPQIQAALPMVVAAFKDRYAGQLEPELMGLVDRLPAAVVAMNAARDAFPLTVQHGDFRLDNILFEVQGGARRMGTLDWQTVALGPGVTDVAYFLSAGLDPEIRRVHERDLVGLYHAELQRLGVTGYDREQCWADYQKLALHGVLMGVFSAMAVERTERGDALFLKMTRGGCLQALDHQTFDLWEA, encoded by the coding sequence ATGACGTCTCCGGCGATCGCCGCGAGCGCCGACCAGATCGACGCCGCCTGGATGACGGCCGCCCTCAGGGCGTCCGGCGCGCTCTCCCAGGAGGGCCGCGTGACAGGCTTCGACAGCAAGCCGGTGGGCAACGGCCTGGTGGGCGACAGCTTTCGCTTCACCCTCGCCTATGAGGGCGCGGGCCCCGAGGCCCCGCAGAGCGTGGTCGGCAAGTTCGCCGCCGCCGACGCCGCCAGCCGCGCCTCGGGCGCCGGCCTTGGCCTCTATGTGCGCGAGGTCTCCTTCTATCGCGAGCTCGCCCACACCGTCGGCATCATCACGCCGCGCACCTTCTTCGCCGACATCGATCCGGCGACCTCCGATTTCACTCTGATCTTCGAGGATCTGGGGCCGGCGCGGCCGGGCGACCAGCTCGCCGGCTGCTCGCCCGAGGACGCCCAGACCGCCGTCCTCGAGGCCGCCGCCCTGCACGCCCCGTGGTGGGGGAACCCGACGCTCGAGGCCATGCCGTGGATGCGGCTCTCCGAGGCGACCGCGCCGCAGATCCAGGCCGCCCTGCCCATGGTCGTGGCCGCCTTCAAGGACCGCTACGCCGGCCAGCTGGAGCCGGAGCTCATGGGCCTGGTCGACCGCCTGCCGGCCGCCGTGGTGGCGATGAACGCCGCGCGCGACGCCTTCCCGCTCACCGTCCAGCACGGCGACTTCCGCCTCGACAACATCCTCTTCGAGGTCCAGGGCGGCGCCCGGCGCATGGGCACGCTCGACTGGCAGACCGTGGCGCTCGGCCCCGGCGTCACCGACGTCGCCTACTTCTTGAGCGCCGGCCTCGACCCGGAGATCCGCCGCGTCCACGAGCGCGACCTCGTCGGGCTCTACCACGCCGAGCTGCAGCGCCTGGGCGTGACCGGCTACGACCGCGAACAGTGCTGGGCCGACTACCAAAAACTCGCGCTCCACGGCGTGCTGATGGGCGTCTTCTCGGCCATGGCCGTGGAGCGCACCGAGCGCGGCGACGCCCTGTTCCTCAAAATGACCCGCGGCGGCTGCCTCCAGGCCCTGGATCACCAGACCTTCGATCTCTGGGAGGCATGA